A region from the Xiphias gladius isolate SHS-SW01 ecotype Sanya breed wild chromosome 20, ASM1685928v1, whole genome shotgun sequence genome encodes:
- the ntmt1 gene encoding N-terminal Xaa-Pro-Lys N-methyltransferase 1 isoform X1, with protein MSFGLGEEVRVPGGNPRRHRENTQNPRRMGDIAQDEANFYSHAEDYWKEVSPTVDGMLGGYGSISSIDINGSKAFLHKFLGDGEGKTGTGCALDCGAGIGRITKRLLLPLFSTVDLVDVTQEFLDKAKPYLGEEGKRVGNYFCSGLQDFVPESERYDVIWIQWVIGHLTDDHLVEFLRRCQRALRPNGLIIIKDNVSYEGVVPDEVDSSVCRDLEIVRSLVGRAGLRIVHEEQQMNFPKEIYQVHTLALR; from the exons atgtcttttgGACTTGGGGAGGAAGTAAGAGTACCgggaggaaacccacgcaggcacagggagaaTACGCAAAATCCACGCAG GATGGGTGACATAGCACAAGATGAGGCGAACTTCTACTCCCATGCTGAGGACTACTGGAAGGAGGTTTCCCCCACAGTGGACGGCATGCTGGGAGGTTACGGCAGCATCTCCAGTATTGATATCAATGGATCCAAGGCATTCCTGCACAAGTTCCTCGGT GACGGGGAGGGGAAGACGGGTACGGGCTGTGCTCTGGACTGTGGAGCAGGCATCGGGAGGATCACCAAGCGTTTGCTGCTGCCTCTGTTCAGCACTGTGGACCTGGTTGACGTGACACAGGAATTCTTGGACAAAGCCAAGCCTTACCTGGGAGAGGAGGGCAAGAGAGTGGGGAACTACTTCTGCAGCGGCCTGCAAGACTTTGTACCGGAGAGTGAACGCTATGATGTCATCTGGATCCAGTGGGTCATTG gcCACCTGACAGACGACCACCTGGTGGAGTTCTTGCGACGCTGCCAGAGAGCCCTGCGGCCCAACGGCCTCATTATCATCAAGGACAATGTGTCGTATGAGGGCGTGGTTCCTGATGAGGTGGACAGCAGCGTCTGCCGCGATCTGGAAATAGTTCGCAGTCTGGTGGGCAGAGCGGGCCTTCGCATCGTCCATGAGGAGCAACAAATGAACTTCCCTAAGGAGATCTACCAAGTCCACACGCTGGCTCTGAGATAG
- the ndor1 gene encoding NADPH-dependent diflavin oxidoreductase 1, with amino-acid sequence MSKPTLLILYGSQTGTAQDTAQRIARQAKRKWLQVQVLPLDSYNVANLISESLVVFVCATTGQGDPPDNMKNFWRFLFKKSLPVGSLNRLDCAVLGLGDSSYPKFNFVAKKLHKRLLQLGASILLPVGLADDQHDLGSDAVIDPWLTAFWEKVFALYPSLADVIPLREDEPLPPTYTFHFLDDVKEETDDKLRISTEQTVHSQSHSFPARLVSNRRVTDLSHFQDVRHIEFDITGSSIEFGAGDVVSMRPCNTLEDVQQFCQLLRLNPEVRFTLRAADNTAVPARLPQPCTVQQLVESYLDIAAVPRRSFFELLSTFATNELERDKLVEFSSAAGQAELHSYCNLPRRTALEVLADFPHTTAEIKADHLLDLFPEIQPRSFSIASSLQAHPHRLQILVAVVRYKSKLYKPRKGLCSTWLASLDPAQGEVFVPLWVKKGSMKFPKETDTPVIMVGPGTGVAPFRSALQERIAEGKTANVLFFGCRSESKDFYFRSEWEEMMRAGHLTLFTAFSRDQEEKVYVQHRVKENAGLLWDLIANKSACFYIAGNAKQMPASVSDALKEVFQQEGGMSAEEAEEMFAAMERTGRLQSETWS; translated from the exons atGTCCAAACCCACTCTTCTCATCCTGTATGGGAGCCAGACTGGGACTGCCCAGGACACAGCCCAGAGGATTGCACGACAGGCGAAGAGAAAGTGGCTGCAAGTTCAAGTGTTGCCTCTGGATAGCTACAACGTG GCCAACTTGATCTCAGAGTCTCTGGTTGTTTTCGTGTGTGCCACCACTGGCCAAGGGGACCCTCCAGACAATATGAAG AACTTCTGGAGGTTTCTTTTCAAGAAATCTCTACCTGTTGGATCTCTGAATCGTCTGGACTGTGCTGTACTGGGCCTGGGGGACTCCTCCTATCCAAA GTTCAATTTTGTGGCTAAGAAGCTTCATAAGCGCCTTCTGCAGCTGGGTGCCAGTATACTGCTGCCTGTTGGGCTGGCAGATGACCAACATGACCTTGG GTCAGATGCTGTGATTGATCCTTGGCTTACAGCATTTTGGGAGAAAGTGTTTGCCCTGTACCCATCTTTGGCTGATGTGATACCACTCAGGGAAGATGAACC ACTTCCTCCAACGTACACTTTCCACTTCCTGGATGATGTGAAAGAGGAGACAGATGACAAGCTGAGGATATCCACAGAGCAAACTGTACACTCCCAGTCTCATTCCTTCCCTGCCAGACTGGTTTCCAATAGGAGAGTAACAGACCTGTCACACTTCCAGGATGTGAGGCACATAGAGTTTGACATCACTGGATCCAGTATCGA GTTTGGTGCTGGTGACGTGGTGAGTATGCGTCCTTGCAACACACTAGAAGACGTACAACAATTCTGTCAACTGCTGAGATTAAATCCAGAGGTCAGATTCACTCTCAGGGCCGCAGACAACACTGCAG TTCCGGCCAGGCTTCCTCAGCCCTGCACTGTGCAACAACTTGTGGAGAGCTATTTGGACATCGCAGCTGTACCCCGCCGTTCCTTCTTTGAGCTGCTGTCTACCTTCGCCACCAATGAGCTGGAGCGGGATAAGCTGGTTGAGTTCAGCTCAGCGGCAGGCCAGGCCGAGCTGCACAGCTACTGCAACCTGCCCCGCCGCACCGCACTGGAG GTCTTGGCAGATTTCCCCCACACTACAGCAGAAATCAAAGCAGACCATCTCCTGGATCTTTTCCCTGAGATCCAGCCTCGCTCATTCTCCATCGCTTCTTCTCTCCAG GCTCACCCACACAGGCTTCAAATCCTGGTAGCTGTTGTCCGGTACAAAAGCAAGTTGTATAAACCAAGAAAAGGCCTCTGCTCCACCTGGTTAGCCTCCCTGGACCCTGCACAAG GGGAGgtgtttgtgcctctgtggGTGAAGAAGGGAAGTATGAAGTTCCCTAAAGAGACGGACACCCCTGTGATAATGGTTGGACCTGGAACAGGAGTGGCACCGTTCAGGTCAGCTTTACAAGAGAGGATTGCTGAAGGAAAAACTG CCAACGTCCTGTTCTTTGGATGTCGCTCGGAGTCAAAAGACTTCTACTTCAGGTCAGAGTGGGAGGAGATGATGAGGGCCGGACACCTGACCCTTTTCACAGCCTTCTCACGAGAccag gAGGAAAAAGTGTATGTCCAGCATCGTGTGAAGGAGAACGCTGGGCTCCTGTGGGACCTGATTGCGAATAAAAGTGCCTGCTTTTACATCGCTGG CAATGCTAAACAGATGCCAGCCAGTGTGAGTGACGCTTTGAAGGAGGTGTTCCAGCAGGAAGGAGGCATGTCCGCCGAGGAAGCCGAGGAAATGTTTGCGGCCATGGAGAGGACAGGCCGACTCCAGAGCGAGACTTGGTCCTGA
- the ntmt1 gene encoding N-terminal Xaa-Pro-Lys N-methyltransferase 1 isoform X2: protein MGDIAQDEANFYSHAEDYWKEVSPTVDGMLGGYGSISSIDINGSKAFLHKFLGDGEGKTGTGCALDCGAGIGRITKRLLLPLFSTVDLVDVTQEFLDKAKPYLGEEGKRVGNYFCSGLQDFVPESERYDVIWIQWVIGHLTDDHLVEFLRRCQRALRPNGLIIIKDNVSYEGVVPDEVDSSVCRDLEIVRSLVGRAGLRIVHEEQQMNFPKEIYQVHTLALR from the exons ATGGGTGACATAGCACAAGATGAGGCGAACTTCTACTCCCATGCTGAGGACTACTGGAAGGAGGTTTCCCCCACAGTGGACGGCATGCTGGGAGGTTACGGCAGCATCTCCAGTATTGATATCAATGGATCCAAGGCATTCCTGCACAAGTTCCTCGGT GACGGGGAGGGGAAGACGGGTACGGGCTGTGCTCTGGACTGTGGAGCAGGCATCGGGAGGATCACCAAGCGTTTGCTGCTGCCTCTGTTCAGCACTGTGGACCTGGTTGACGTGACACAGGAATTCTTGGACAAAGCCAAGCCTTACCTGGGAGAGGAGGGCAAGAGAGTGGGGAACTACTTCTGCAGCGGCCTGCAAGACTTTGTACCGGAGAGTGAACGCTATGATGTCATCTGGATCCAGTGGGTCATTG gcCACCTGACAGACGACCACCTGGTGGAGTTCTTGCGACGCTGCCAGAGAGCCCTGCGGCCCAACGGCCTCATTATCATCAAGGACAATGTGTCGTATGAGGGCGTGGTTCCTGATGAGGTGGACAGCAGCGTCTGCCGCGATCTGGAAATAGTTCGCAGTCTGGTGGGCAGAGCGGGCCTTCGCATCGTCCATGAGGAGCAACAAATGAACTTCCCTAAGGAGATCTACCAAGTCCACACGCTGGCTCTGAGATAG